In the Marinitoga hydrogenitolerans DSM 16785 genome, ATGATTTAGTGGCAGTTGGTGGTATAATGGTATTAGGTATTGGTTTAAAAATATTAGATATAAAAGATACTAAAGTTGGAAATTTTTTACCATCATTGATTATTGCGCCTATTTTGGTTTGGATAGTCTCATTTTTTTAGTGGAATGAAAAGAGGTGAAAAAATGAAGTTAATTAAAGATATAGAAAATATTTATGATGAAGCAAAGCCATTAGTAGAAAAAAGATGGCAGGAATTTGTTGAATTAGGTAAAAGGGGAAGTGAAAAAGAATTATTTTCTGAATTATCTTTCTGTGTTTTAACGGCAAATTGGAGTGCAAAAGGTGGAATAAAAGCACAAAAAGAAATTGGAGTAGAAGGATTTGTGAATTTGAATATTGACGAATTAGAATATACATTAAAAAAAGTAGGTCATAGATTTCCTTCAAAAAGAGCTCAATATATTGTTTCTAATAGATGGATTATTGGAACAATTAGACACTTATTTGTTTTACCATATTATCAAGTTAGAGAATTTTTAGTAAAAAATATTAAAGGTATCGGTTGGAAAGAGGCAAGTCATTTTTTAAGAAATGTTGGATATGGAGAAGTTGCAATTTTGGATAAGCATATTTTAAGATTGATGCTTGTGGATAATTTAATCGACTCTATTCCTAAAGGTTGGACTAAGAAAAGATATTTAGATTATGAAAAAAGATTGAAAGTTTTGGAGAAATATTTTAATGAACCCATAGGTAAATTAGATTTGTATTTATGGTATCTTGTAAAAAAAGATGTTGATAAGTAGGTGGCATTATAAAATTACTTATTTTGAAAAGAGGAAAGAGTTAAATTTGATGGATATAATTCGAAAAACTATTGAATCAACTACATTTAAATTTAATGATAACAATATAAAAATAACAATAAGTATAGGTTCTACTATTTATAAAGAAGGAGAAAACATAGATAATTTT is a window encoding:
- a CDS encoding N-glycosylase/DNA lyase, whose product is MKLIKDIENIYDEAKPLVEKRWQEFVELGKRGSEKELFSELSFCVLTANWSAKGGIKAQKEIGVEGFVNLNIDELEYTLKKVGHRFPSKRAQYIVSNRWIIGTIRHLFVLPYYQVREFLVKNIKGIGWKEASHFLRNVGYGEVAILDKHILRLMLVDNLIDSIPKGWTKKRYLDYEKRLKVLEKYFNEPIGKLDLYLWYLVKKDVDK